The following coding sequences are from one Leptospira mayottensis 200901116 window:
- a CDS encoding monovalent cation:proton antiporter-2 (CPA2) family protein — MQDNLLVTLIVFLSAAVISVPFFKKIGLGSVVGYLIGGIIIGPWGIGLITNVDSILHLSEFGVILLLFLIGLELKPQRLWILRKPVFGLGGLQVILTFFFFFTILSFLGMEKSQVIVISISISLSSTAFALQLLGEKNELKTIHGRSAFAILLFQDLAVIPIMATLPFLAESAADPGSQGSIKQIAVAIGTILTVILAGRFLARPLFKLVASGGNHEIFTALSLLIVIGISLLMDRVGLSMALGSFLGGVILADSEYRHELESNLEPFKGLFLGLFFLAVGMSINLSEVLKDPILVLFSAFILILVKATVLFLIGKISNHSNEASINLSVTIAQGGEFAFVILGVGVSLSVLPKERADLVIAVVTLSMGLTPILGTLKDKIVELIFKKDQNFKEDTIEEQNRVIVVGFGRFGQIIARMLFVHRIGFTALEHNPDQVNVARKFGYKIYYGDASKLSLLRSAGAEQADLFILAIQDIDVSIKVAELVKKHFPNLTIIARARNREHVFKLMELGIQIIRRDTFASALELAGETLRKLGFMDSEVEKKVKKFRAHDELTLRGQFQIRDDEKEFIKFSKNSMRQLEVAFEADRQEKEGKISNQNLSSL, encoded by the coding sequence ATGCAAGATAATTTACTTGTGACCCTCATCGTATTTCTTTCGGCAGCAGTCATTTCGGTTCCATTCTTCAAAAAAATCGGATTAGGCTCCGTCGTAGGTTATCTTATCGGTGGAATTATTATCGGTCCTTGGGGAATCGGATTGATAACTAACGTGGATAGTATCCTTCATCTTTCCGAATTCGGAGTTATTTTACTTTTATTTTTGATAGGTTTGGAGTTAAAACCTCAAAGACTTTGGATTTTGAGAAAACCCGTTTTCGGCTTGGGTGGGCTTCAGGTAATTCTTACATTTTTTTTCTTCTTTACGATCCTTTCTTTTTTAGGCATGGAAAAATCCCAAGTAATCGTAATCAGCATTAGTATTTCATTATCTTCTACTGCCTTTGCTCTTCAGTTACTGGGAGAAAAAAACGAACTTAAAACCATACACGGAAGAAGTGCTTTTGCAATTCTTCTGTTTCAAGATCTTGCTGTAATTCCAATTATGGCAACACTTCCTTTTTTAGCAGAATCAGCCGCCGATCCGGGATCTCAAGGAAGTATAAAACAGATTGCAGTCGCAATCGGAACGATTCTTACGGTTATCTTAGCGGGAAGATTTTTAGCGAGACCTTTGTTCAAACTCGTCGCTTCCGGCGGGAATCATGAAATTTTCACGGCATTATCCTTACTGATTGTGATCGGAATTTCATTACTTATGGATCGGGTAGGATTATCAATGGCGCTTGGATCTTTTTTAGGCGGAGTGATCCTTGCAGACTCAGAATACAGGCACGAATTGGAATCAAATTTAGAACCATTCAAAGGTCTTTTTCTCGGATTATTCTTTTTAGCCGTGGGAATGTCGATTAATCTCAGTGAAGTTTTAAAAGATCCGATTCTTGTGCTTTTCTCCGCATTCATTTTAATCCTCGTTAAAGCGACAGTGCTTTTTTTGATAGGAAAAATTTCCAACCATTCCAACGAGGCTTCAATAAATCTCTCTGTGACAATCGCCCAGGGGGGAGAATTCGCATTCGTAATCCTAGGAGTGGGCGTATCCTTATCCGTTCTTCCGAAAGAAAGAGCCGATTTAGTCATTGCAGTCGTTACTCTCTCCATGGGCTTAACTCCGATCCTTGGAACCCTCAAAGATAAAATTGTGGAATTGATTTTCAAAAAAGATCAAAATTTCAAAGAAGATACGATCGAAGAACAAAATCGAGTTATCGTGGTAGGATTCGGGCGATTCGGACAAATTATTGCAAGAATGCTTTTCGTTCACAGAATTGGTTTTACCGCATTAGAACACAATCCGGATCAAGTCAACGTTGCAAGAAAATTTGGCTATAAGATTTATTATGGAGACGCGAGTAAGCTGAGTCTTTTGAGATCAGCGGGCGCCGAACAAGCCGATCTATTTATATTAGCAATTCAGGATATAGATGTCTCCATAAAAGTCGCTGAACTAGTTAAAAAACATTTCCCGAATTTGACGATTATTGCAAGAGCGAGAAATCGAGAACACGTTTTTAAACTGATGGAGCTCGGAATTCAAATTATCCGCAGAGATACTTTTGCTTCGGCACTCGAATTAGCGGGAGAAACTCTGAGGAAATTAGGTTTTATGGACTCCGAAGTAGAAAAAAAAGTTAAAAAATTCAGAGCCCACGACGAATTAACCTTGAGAGGACAGTTCCAAATTCGAGACGACGAAAAAGAATTTATTAAATTTTCAAAGAATTCAATGCGCCAATTGGAGGTTGCTTTTGAAGCCGACCGCCAAGAAAAAGAAGGGAAAATATCA